CTTTGTTTCTAAAGTGTCATAAAGGTAAATTGAcagctttaattatttatgttgatgatatgattgtgaCTGGAGATGATCAGGCAGAAATGCAAAATCTTCATAAGTATCTGGCTTCAGAATTTAAGATGAAGTCCTTGGGTGAtttgaagtactttcttgGGATTGAAATTGCCAGATCTAAACATGGTATCTTTCTGTCTCAAAGAAagtatattttggatttacttATAGAGACTGGAATGTTAGATTGTAAACCAATTGATACCCCTAGTGAACAGAATCATAAGTTGGGGTTGTAACCTGAACAAGTCCCTACAGATAAAGAGCGTTATCAACAACTTGTGgggaaattgatttatttatctcTTACACGTCCTGATATTGCATATACAGTGAGTGTAGtgagtcagtttatgcattctCCTAGTGAAGATCATATGGGTGTTGTGATGCGCATCTTGAGGTATCTAAAAGTAACTCCTGGAAAGGGGTTAATGTTTTGCAAGTATGGTCATACGTATGTGGAAGGTTCTACAaatgctgattgggctggttcAGTCCCTGGTAGACGTTCTACGTCTGGGTATTTCACAGGTGTTGGTGGTAATCTTATTACTTGGAggagtaaaaaacaaaaagtggtATCTAGGTCAAGTGCCAAGGCCGAGTACCATGGGATGGTTCAAGGTGTGTGCAAGTTACTATGGTTGGGAAGATTGTTGAGAGATCTTGGGTTTGGACCTCAGAAACCCATGGATTTGTATTGTGATAATAAagctgcaattgcaattgcgcATAACCCTGTGCAACATGATCGTACAAAGCACGTGGAGGTTTATCGACATTTTGTTAAAGAGAAGTTGGATGctgaaattatttcttttcactttATATCATTCGAGTATCAACTGGCAGATGTTCTTACGACCGTCTTTCTCAACTCGCTTGACAAATTGGGCATGCGTGACATCtttgctccaacttgagggggagtgttagcTAGCTTCTAGTTtaattaggatatttatttcctagtttattaggattatatttatttcctttttgtacAGATATTGTGTAATTAGGTTTTTATCTTGTTTTCTAGTTTGACCATGCTAAGGTTACATCCTTGTACTATAAATACCttcttttggagaatgaaaaaaatattctacccatattgtttgactgAATGCAAagagttttttctttcttctgaaTGCTTGGTCTGTCTAagctattttctttcttcttgaggcctcctatttataggctcctgcaggatgcttgacctaaataactttccctctttaagaccttgttttgtgggattttgatttgatttaaaatcaattccaataatttggcaatttaaccaaatTATCTTCGATTGATTGacttgattaatatttgatttaaatcaaagtcaatcacagaagattctttcttttaattttgtcttcactttgaaccgtttgatgcactccgtcggacATCAACACGTGTCAATTTGATAACTAatctgattttgatgagtcatacaCCACATGGGTGAATTATGGGGCCCACAATTCAATCCACCGAGCCCTAATTATTTCTTATCCAATGGAATTTATTCCATCCAAATTCCTTTGTCTACAATGAGATTGAACAATGACGGAATCATTATTAGGAGAATGAAGATGGGAGGTGATGTGGAGCATGAAGATGGGAGGTGATGTGGAGCGGCTATATCCGGAGCCAAGGTGGTGAGTCGACTGGGCGATACGGCGGTGCTACATGATTTGGTAGTGGCGGTGGCTTCTTCGAGTCAACACTGCCAGATTCGACAGTAGTGGGTTCATGCGGCAGTGGTGTATAGAATTTTCTTGacggttttttctttttctttgaaccTGGGCCTGGTGCCAAGAAGAAGAGTATTATTTGGTTTAATATTGTTGTGTGTTATTCATCTCACAAAgagggatatatatatacatagagTTACAATCCTAATTCCACTATCACAGAGAGTAATTACATGACCAGGAAATCTAATATTACAAAGAGTTACCcaaaatataatacaaaagTCAACAAACCTTAGGAAAGTCGCAAAACATTACCTTATTATATTCTTATATTATATTCTTATATTGACCCAAATAAAAACTGTATTCTTATGCAGTCAAAGTTGAAAAGCTTAGTAGTCCAAGATGGTTTTTCCGGCCAACCACGGTCGATGCGGCCACTTTAACTGCCGCCAAATCCTTCTTTAATGGAAGGATCTTCATCCCGACCACCAAATCCTTGATATCTAAATCACCGACGGTTTACTCCTCCATTCCTAttccaataaaatatttttatttctattttaagAATAAATCCATTCTATTACCCCATGTCCTATAGACGAAGAACTAATATATTCTAGTCGATTCACTCACCTAGCAATTACAAAGATTTAAATTTAGCTAGGTACAGTTTTCAAAAGTAAATCATCGTTTtagtttataaaatatttaaattatatttattgttCTAAATAAGACAAAAATTAAACTCATGCAGAAGCAATTTATGTGGATCCACTGTGACATATCAAGCCATAAGCCAACTGGCCATCACCTTTCCCCTTCCATTTTTTACTTGATCTCATGAGCATTTGGAGACTGCTACTTTATTCAATTCAGAAAATGAACTCCATGTCCTTGTCCCTTGTCTCGCAAGAAAACCAATAACTATCTCACATTTTTCAGCTTAAATAATGTTGACTTTTGAAAGTGGTTGTTCTTGGTCAGCAAGTAAGCCCCAAAAGCCCCTTCTCATTTGTCACACTAGTCTTCACTTTACCAATATATAAGACATATTGGCCTATGTAATAATGCGGTGACATAAGTAGAAAGATGGCCAAGCATAATCCTGACCTAATTATGTGCCGCAAGCAACCCGGAATAGCCATCGGAAGGTTGTGTGAAAAGTGTGACGGCAAGTGCGTAATCTGCGATTCTTTGGTGCGCCCTTGCACGCTTGTTCGGGTGTGCGATGAGTGCAACTATGGATCATTCCAGGGCCGGTGTGTTGTGTGTGGAGGGGTTGGAATTTCTGACGCTTACTACTGCAAAGAGTGTACTCAGCTGGAAAAAGACAGAGACGGGTGTCccaaaattgtgaatttgggaaGTGCTAAAACCGATCTGTTCTATGAACGTAAAAAGTATGGTTTCAAGAAAAGATGATCACTTGACGATTAATTGGCAATTTCACCGATGAAGTTCGGCTTAGCTCCCCTAAAATCATGTTGTCGTTTTCAGTTTTCTTGGGTTTGTAATACCTctaagatgttttttttttttgtggatGAATAAGCTCCTGGTATTTCATTAATGTTTTATGAAGATGCATTTATCATTAAAAGGATTACGTACTAAACCAAGAGGACATTGATCACATTTAATGGAATTCgtagtatttattttattttatatgtctgatacataatttttattacaCAATATAACAACAATTGAAGGAGATGAATGTTTCTAGCTCAGCGAGTAAACTGAGATGTCTCCTAGCAAGTGAGATTGTCCCCGGGAGCAACACCAAGTTGGTTACAATATTCAGTGAAATATTCAACACGTTTCTGAACAGTGGCAGGGTTTCCACCATCACATTCAAGGGCACCATTAATGGCTCGTATTGTTGCACCGAAACCTTCTCCAATGACCGGTCGGACACTGTTCATCCAATACCACAACGCCGTCTTGAAGGCGATGATGGGGTCATTGGCAATGGTTTCAGGAGAGTTTAATCCGTCGAAGCCAATGCTCTCTCCGGCTGGGCCGTAGTTGAAGTTCCATGACAGTTGGATTGGTCCACGCCCGTAGTAGCCCTTGTTTGGCTTGCATGGATATTGTGTGTTGCTCTCATCACAGTAGTCCTTTGAGGGTCCATCTATCTCTTCTATGTAGCAGAAATCTGCACAATCAAACATCATTTTTCCTTCAGTTTTTGGGATCCTTTGCTAATTGCGTTTTTATGTTATATGTAAAATAGTTGCATGTGGAACGTGTTTTTGTGCTAATTGCGTTTTTGGgatacaaataaattaaactcGTGTCAACGTGTTTGAACGTGGGCACTACTACAACAATCATAAGAAACAACACTAAATATATAACGGCTTTAAAAGTTGCAGGTGGAAAGTATAAAAATGAATTACATTCTGGACCAACATTTgcaaaaaatgaataaagtGGAAGAAATAATTGATGAGAGAATAAAGAACTTACGTCCAGTCTCATGGGTGACATGGGCAAAGAAGGCAGCAATCTCACGCTTAGAGTCGTCAATGGAGCCAATCTTACCGAACTGATCATAAGACTTGAGAGCCTCAAGAAAGGTAGCTCGGGAATAAAAGTTTTTGCCGGCACAGCTTGCCTCGGCCTGGCCAATTATGCTATTGAAGAATTCGGGCGTGACGATATCAGCCACTGACACGTCGCTAGTGGTCGGGGTTAGAGGCGCCGTCTTGCACGGCCCTGCTTGGCACCCGGTGCCGCAGTAGTCATCACTTGTGCCACAATACCCATATTTGCTACAACACAAGTCTGAAGCACACCCACAATTTTGTGCCTCCACATACCCAGCTACAGCTGCAGCTACAATAATAAGGGTTAGAAATATGTTGCTGGGTGCAATGATTTGAGCCATTTTGGTTTCTAAGGCAGGGAATGAGTGATGGAGAATGAAGGTAGAgttgattattatttatagTGGAGAATATGAATAATAATGTGGGTAGGCCACATGTGTATTtgtggttttgaattttgtgagTTGGGTTTCAAAGtggatttaattttctagAAGGAGAGGGTTGACTTTTGACTTTGGCCATGGATGTAGGACAATTGATCCTCTGTTAAGACTTCTCAGGCTCAAATAGAAAGAATAACGTGTGACCTATTAATTAACTCAAAaacatgaaggaaaaaaaaaaaaaaaaagtcaaacagTCTAGGCTCCTTCACAAATTGGTAGATCAACCTCCGTATGTTtaattgacccaaaaaacaaaaacaaaaacaaaaaacacaccaaaaaaaaaaaaaaaaactatgtaGGCAGGGGCATAACCGAAACATCAAATGGGCTGAGAATAAAACAttattctctttttatatataaaaatatcaatTGGCTAAAGTGGTGCCAATAATGaagtttattaatttcttgatAAAGTTATGAATGATGAGTGTATTATATGTTACACAACATAATCGTAAGTGGAGCCAAAAAACCAAGACTTATCTTGGGTGAGCTGAGTGACcaagttttttaaattttatttatcacAGCGTTACTGGATGGGATTTGTGGTACTGGATGGGATGGTTGTAAGGGCTATCTGTAACCACCAATGAGTAATAGATACGATATACAATCCTTTTCActtttaagattcaaaaatACAATGAGTTGGTGGCCTACTGGAAGGGaattaaagagaaagaggagagaggcTCGGGCATGAGAGTAAGTAGAGAtagattttaatttgtttttaggaAATGATGAGAACACTAATTTGgcgttttcaaattttgtactTATGCCATTGTCTTCttccaaaaaaattaggaaaaattaatcatataatATCACTGCGttgaatttcatatatatatatatatatatatatgtattctAATTTGgcgttttcaaattttgtactTATGCCACTGTCTTCttccaaaaaaattaggaaaaattaatcatataatATCACTGCGttgaatttcatatatatatatatatatatatatatatatgtatcaaAGTTATTGTTTATAACCAGTCCGTCAAGGCAGTTTTGGGTGCATGAAAAAGAGTTCATGATCTTGGCGGCTATCTAACCAAGCCGCatggttgaccaaaaaaatgaaaccaagTCGCATGTCGGCATGTGAAAAGAGAACATAAGAACCAAAAGTAGGAGGTAAAATTGTGCCTGTTGACTTTTGCTATATTGCGTCTTGGTGTATTGCCCTGGGCCACCTGTAATGGTCCACGTTCACCAGGTCAACCATTCACGCTTACTTGACCTGCTCAGAGCCCGAGAGATAAGTTtgtataatattaattaatatcaACACTGTTGTAATTAGTATTTACTTTTTTAGTAGGTTTCCTAGATTGGAAGACTTGTTTCCTTGTACACTAGGACACTCTTGTATAAACCAATTATACctatcaattaaaattattctcttcCAATATCAGATTTACGTGGTATCAGAGTAGGACATCAAACCCTAGCTCTTCATATTTCTTTTCCTGCCGCACCTTACCTTCTCGTGCCGCAAATCTTTCGCCGCAGGAAACCATATGTGATTCCTCTGGTACATTCAAGGTTGAACCTTCAAGCCCTTACCACATCAATAATTCAGATCATCCAGGTTTGGTAATTGTACCAAAGCCCTTGAATGGAGATAATTATGATACGTGGCGCAGATTCATGACTGCTTCATTGAACGCAAAGAataaattgggttttgttgaTGGAACTCTCAAAAAGCTGTCATCGAAATCCAATCCTGATGAACATGCGATGTGGATGCGCTGTAATGACATGGTTTTCTCCTGGATTGTCAACACGCTTGATCCCGAAATTAGAGATAGTGTCATATATTGCATCACAACCCATGAAATTTGGGAGGATCTCCATGAACGATTCTCTCAAAGCAACGCTCCTTGTATCTTCCAACTCCAACAGAGACTTCATAATTGACACAAGACCAATTGTCAGTTGATGCCTATTACACCAAGTTGAAAGGTCTTTGGGATGAACTTGCTTCCTACACAGATTCTTCTACCTGTACCTGTGCAGCCCATAGTCATCGCAACAAACTCATGCAATTCCTTATGGGATTGAATGAGTCTTACAGTGTTGTTCGTGGCCCAATTCTCTTGATGAATCCCTTGCTGTCTGTTATGCAAGCATATGCCTCCATCaaccaagaagaaaagcaaTGCACACTTGGAGCCTCACGAGCCCTGCTGGAACCTCCGATATTGCTGTCATGGTTGTTAGAATTGGAGGCCCTAACCAGAATCGATCCACCAACCACGAGGACCGTCGCATTGACCTATCAGACCAAAACCGTTCCCAGACCTCTAACCGTGATGTCCACCGCTTACGAGGGATTTTCTGTAGCTTAGTGacgagaattggttcttcgagAGCGAGCAGCGGAGCACCTTTCATCACGGTCCTCATTGTGAGGGTTATTAGGTTGACCTCCCTAGGGGCCTAGCCTTTCATGAATATTTCTCTGCGAGTAGGCAGCATAGCACCTTACGATCCTCATTGCGATGGTTGTTAGGTTGACCTCCCTGGGAGCCTAGCTTTTCATGACCATTTCCCTGTGGGCCCAGGTGGGCACAGATGTCAAGTTGTGAGCCCAGCCTTTCAGGCACATTGGTCCTTAAACTTAATTTGAATGGGAGACTTCGTCTACTCTGTGTATGGTTCGTAGATGCTTGCGACATGTTGGCAAGCCGATCGTGTTGTTGTCCCTCTCCTTATCTGCTTACTCCTGCTTGACTTGCTTGGTACCTATTGAACTGCCTATCGGCGCATTCGtccatccttctctcttcaCCCTGTTGACCAAtgccaaggttttgagccaagtttACTTGGTTGAGGAGCCACctcatcaaattgttttggttgtccattctctgagttagctggtcaactctcaGATTAAGGTCTATTCATTTTGTGGATCAGGAGGAGAGAAgtgtgtggagcccaattgCACACAGGCTAGGGTTTTATTGGAGGTGTACGCGGGAGCGTGGAGGCAATGGATGGAATGACTAAAGTTGCTCCAAGATTGGGCCAAAGTTGGCAGCGGTAGTGAGCCTACCTTGATGAGAGGTTCCACCATGCTCGTTGGCAGTGCTATGAAGGTGGCTATATCCAACTGCGGGGCCTTGAGATGGTACGACGACGGTAGAAGTCGGTGCGGTGGTCCCAGCTGCGAGTCCGACAGGTGGCACGGTGGTTCCAGCCACATGGGGTGGCTACTGTGGTGCGGCAGTGAGGATTTTCTGCGGGTTCACAACGGTCATAGGTGGTGCCACCATGTTGATCTCGGGATCGTGGGAGGAGTGGCTTTGGGCTGTCGCAAATTGAGCCATCGTGACGGTCTTGCTCCTAGTTCgtttgcttccaaccatggttgtttggaaagCTTCtgtggattggaaaataggaggaacggattccttgagcatgcgttgagtataactcgtgctctcaatgaaagcaccaaatgtttgtgTAAATAATCTCGcaggagaatattcgcttctagatccttcaaccttcgatcttccttctctctcttcctcgattcctgtaaaaaattactggagtaaatagaccacacccagGAGGTGTTGGTCAGAGGCCctctgatgcctaagttagttcgagtgtttgtaggaaaacaatagctaacaaaagggtacggagttgtatgtatggtgtCAACCGGAGGGTTGGAGCCGTGttgagaaaatatggagagcggaaagtggagagggagagagcttcgggtatttttctcgggtattaGGAGTAGGTTCTTTGAAGTACcgtgaatgatgaatgaagtcATCTATTTACAagagcctcggggctagggtttcgtagagaATAAACTCTTATTAGGAGAAGTTTATTCTTTACCCAAATTCATAGAGATTGAGTCGAACTTGATTATATCTCCTTattaagataatatctgaattaatgatattatcttattaaatacatataatattttattaattaagatattatccctTAAATTAATATCcctataaattaattaattagttcaattaattaatttaagggataatcttctttttcacATGGCGTGCTGtaattggagacgaaaatatttgctcccacaattACTTACTAAATCAAGAGACATTGATCATTTTTAATGCAATTCgtagtatttattttattttatatgtctgatacataatttttattaaacaatATAACAACAATCGAAGGAGATGAATGTTTCAAGCTTAGCGAGTAAACTGAGATGTCTCCTAGCAAGTGAGATTGTCCCCGGGAGCAATACCAAGTTGGTTGCAATATTCAGTGAAATACTCAACACGTTTCTGAACAGTAGCAGGGTTTCCACCATCACATTCAAGGGCACCATTAATGGCTCGTATTGTTGCACCGAAACCTTCTCCAATGACCGGTCGGACATGGGTCATCCAATACCACAATGCCGTCTTGAAGGCGATGATAGGGTCATTGGCAACGGTTTCAGGAGAGTTTAATCCGTCAAAGCCAATGCTCTCTCCTGCTGGGCCATAGTTGAAGTTCCATGATAGTTGGATTGGTCCACGCCCGTAGTAGCCCTTGTTTGACTTGCATGGATATTGTGTGTTGGTCTCATCACAGTAGTCCTTTGAGGGTCCATCTATCTCTTCTATGTAGCAGAAATCTGCACAATCAAACATCATGTTGTCTTCAATTTTTGGGATCTTTTGCCAATTGCGTTTTTGGGTTATATGTAAAATAGCACAGTTTAATCAACCTCATATTAATGGCTTAAATATCTATTTATAGAACAAGGGATGTAACTTTGTAGTTTCTAATAGAAGACAGACTCATCTACAAGGGATGTAACTTTGTAGAATTTCTACTAGGGGTGACAATAAATGGAGCAAATCGGGCCAGGTACACCGTTACTATCTCCATTTCCCATTAATTTTTTCTCCATTCCCGTCTCCATATTCATAATATTCAAATTGTGGATTCCCCATCATCGTTTCCcctcattttataatattttaaaaaaaaaaccaataaaaaatgaaaattttgaacaagaaaaaaaagaaaacatctATTTTCTACTTCTATTATTGGAAACATAGTACCGTCAGTTAACTtgatacaaataaataaattaaacccGTGTCTACACTAAATATACAACTTTAAAAGTGGCGTGTATAAAGCAATGACCAGGAAAAGTTTGCCATTGATGGAAGTATAAAAATGATAACGCTATTTTATTATACGGCACTGACATATTGTATTAGGAAATTATCAATCAGGGCCACGCACTTCTCTAACGGTGGTGAGATCAACTTGTATAAACATATGCATGGTAcaaatagtttttttattttacaaatacatgtaaaaaatgaataaagtGGAAGAAATAATTGATGAGAGAATAAAGAACTTACGAAAAGTCTCATGGGTGACATGGGCAAAGAAGGCAGCAATCTCACGCTTAGAGTCATCAATGGAACCAATCTTACCGAACTGATCATAAGACTTGAGAGCCTCAAGAAAGGTAGCTCGGGAATAAAAGTTCTTGCCGACACAGCTTGCATCGGCCTGGCCAATTATGCCGTTGAAGAATTCGGGCGTGACGATATCAGCCACCGACACGTCGCTAGTGCTCGGGCTTTGAGCCTCCACAGACCCAGCTACAGCTGCAGCTACAATAATAAGGGTTAGAAATATGTTGCTGGGTACAATGATTTGAGCCATTTTGGTTTCTAAGGCAGCGAATGAGTG
The window above is part of the Prunus dulcis chromosome 1, ALMONDv2, whole genome shotgun sequence genome. Proteins encoded here:
- the LOC117615805 gene encoding PHD finger-like domain-containing protein 5A codes for the protein MAKHNPDLIMCRKQPGIAIGRLCEKCDGKCVICDSLVRPCTLVRVCDECNYGSFQGRCVVCGGVGISDAYYCKECTQLEKDRDGCPKIVNLGSAKTDLFYERKKYGFKKR
- the LOC117614235 gene encoding endochitinase EP3-like — its product is MAQIIAPSNIFLTLIIVAAAVAGYVEAQNCGCASDLCCSKYGYCGTSDDYCGTGCQAGPCKTAPLTPTTSDVSVADIVTPEFFNSIIGQAEASCAGKNFYSRATFLEALKSYDQFGKIGSIDDSKREIAAFFAHVTHETGHFCYIEEIDGPSKDYCDESNTQYPCKPNKGYYGRGPIQLSWNFNYGPAGESIGFDGLNSPETIANDPIIAFKTALWYWMNSVRPVIGEGFGATIRAINGALECDGGNPATVQKRVEYFTEYCNQLGVAPGDNLTC
- the LOC117616744 gene encoding endochitinase EP3-like; this translates as MAQIIVPSNIFLTLIIVAAAVAGSVEAQSPSTSDVSVADIVTPEFFNGIIGQADASCVGKNFYSRATFLEALKSYDQFGKIGSIDDSKREIAAFFAHVTHETFHFCYIEEIDGPSKDYCDETNTQYPCKSNKGYYGRGPIQLSWNFNYGPAGESIGFDGLNSPETVANDPIIAFKTALWYWMTHVRPVIGEGFGATIRAINGALECDGGNPATVQKRVEYFTEYCNQLGIAPGDNLTC